A window of Salvelinus alpinus chromosome 31, SLU_Salpinus.1, whole genome shotgun sequence contains these coding sequences:
- the LOC139561524 gene encoding endonuclease domain-containing 1 protein-like isoform X2, which translates to MCWVKKFSDVPQCKSFFLKGTTPNLPGILVGGIFKDDGRYKPICQKYKNFYRFATLYDTTNRIPVFSAYTFTGNTTGRPIDRWMIEPGLEGVNRTEMQIQEGGSYKHQAEQKDYKNSKYRGVNRGHLFPSSHAHDLDTQKSTFTLTNIVPQVVSFNDGSWKTMEGNVRGTLKLNCKDANDQIKAYVVTGAVPNNNKTKLNNRVNIPYLMWTAYCCENKKYKKNKKWMAGAYWGENKKGTGALDQQTLGALEIMLNRYYKGKDGPVKVFPEDCPRGPKPTTSP; encoded by the exons TGAAGAAGTTCAGTGATGTTCCACAGTGCAAGAGTTTCTTCCTGAAGGGGACAACTCCAAATCTCCCAGGTATTTTGGTTGGTGGGATATTCAAGGACGATGGCCGCTACAAGCCGATCTGCCAGAAGTACAAAAACTTCTACAGGTTTGCAACTCTCTACGACACGACCAACAGGATCCCTGTGTTCTCAGCCTACACCTTCACTGGTAATACAACGGGTCGACCAATAGATCGCTGGATGATCGAGCCTGGG CTCGAAGGGGTAAACCGCACTGAAATGCAGATACAAGAGGGAGGCAGTTACAAACACCAGGCTGAGCAAAAGGACTATAAAAACTCAAAATATAGAGGGGTGAACAGAGGTCACCTCTTCCCAAGTTCACATGCTCATGACCTTGATACTCAGAAGTCCACCTTTACCCTGACCAACATCGTTCCCCAGGTGGTGTCCTTCAACGATGGCAGCTGGAAGACAATGGAGGGAAATgtcagaggaactctgaagcttaACTGTAAGGATGCTAACGACCAGATAAAAGCCTATGTGGTGACTGGAGCAgttcccaacaacaacaaaaccaaACTGAACAACCGAGTGAACATCCCGTATCTCATGTGGACAGCCTACTGCTGTGAAAACAAGAagtacaagaagaacaagaagtgGATGGCCGGAGCATACTGGGGGGAGAACAAGAAGGGGACAGGGGCATTGGATCAACAAACCTTGGGAGCACTCgaaatcatgttgaacagataTTACAAAGGTAAAGATGGTCCTGTCAAGGTGTTCCCAGAAGATTGTCCAAGAGGTCCTAAACCTACCACTTCCCCCTAA
- the LOC139561524 gene encoding endonuclease domain-containing 1 protein-like isoform X1, with amino-acid sequence MMGILNHLSTLLLLSLLPPALSHVVKKFSDVPQCKSFFLKGTTPNLPGILVGGIFKDDGRYKPICQKYKNFYRFATLYDTTNRIPVFSAYTFTGNTTGRPIDRWMIEPGLEGVNRTEMQIQEGGSYKHQAEQKDYKNSKYRGVNRGHLFPSSHAHDLDTQKSTFTLTNIVPQVVSFNDGSWKTMEGNVRGTLKLNCKDANDQIKAYVVTGAVPNNNKTKLNNRVNIPYLMWTAYCCENKKYKKNKKWMAGAYWGENKKGTGALDQQTLGALEIMLNRYYKGKDGPVKVFPEDCPRGPKPTTSP; translated from the exons ATGATGGGGATATTGAatcatctctctactctcctccttctctctctccttcctcctgctctctctcatgTAGTGAAGAAGTTCAGTGATGTTCCACAGTGCAAGAGTTTCTTCCTGAAGGGGACAACTCCAAATCTCCCAGGTATTTTGGTTGGTGGGATATTCAAGGACGATGGCCGCTACAAGCCGATCTGCCAGAAGTACAAAAACTTCTACAGGTTTGCAACTCTCTACGACACGACCAACAGGATCCCTGTGTTCTCAGCCTACACCTTCACTGGTAATACAACGGGTCGACCAATAGATCGCTGGATGATCGAGCCTGGG CTCGAAGGGGTAAACCGCACTGAAATGCAGATACAAGAGGGAGGCAGTTACAAACACCAGGCTGAGCAAAAGGACTATAAAAACTCAAAATATAGAGGGGTGAACAGAGGTCACCTCTTCCCAAGTTCACATGCTCATGACCTTGATACTCAGAAGTCCACCTTTACCCTGACCAACATCGTTCCCCAGGTGGTGTCCTTCAACGATGGCAGCTGGAAGACAATGGAGGGAAATgtcagaggaactctgaagcttaACTGTAAGGATGCTAACGACCAGATAAAAGCCTATGTGGTGACTGGAGCAgttcccaacaacaacaaaaccaaACTGAACAACCGAGTGAACATCCCGTATCTCATGTGGACAGCCTACTGCTGTGAAAACAAGAagtacaagaagaacaagaagtgGATGGCCGGAGCATACTGGGGGGAGAACAAGAAGGGGACAGGGGCATTGGATCAACAAACCTTGGGAGCACTCgaaatcatgttgaacagataTTACAAAGGTAAAGATGGTCCTGTCAAGGTGTTCCCAGAAGATTGTCCAAGAGGTCCTAAACCTACCACTTCCCCCTAA
- the LOC139561522 gene encoding endonuclease domain-containing 1 protein-like — MMGVLNHLSTLLLLSLLPPALSHVVKKFSDVPQCKNFFMQGTTPNLPGILYDGIFKNQNRYKPICQKYNNIYRFATLYDTTNRIPVFSAYTFTGYTTGRPDDPWMIEPQLDGKKNINRTEMQIQEGGRYEHQAEQNDNKISEYKVNKGHLFPSSHAHDLDTQKSTFTLTNIVPQDITFNDGSWKEMERNVRGTLVKNCKDANDQIKAYVVTGAVPNNNKTKLNNRVNIPYLMWTAFCCENKKYKKNKNWMAGAYWGLNKEGTGALDQQTLGALEDLLNKYHKGKDGPVNVFPEDCPRGPKPTTSP, encoded by the exons ATGATGGGGGTATTGAatcatctctctactctcctccttctctctctccttcctcctgctctctctcatgTAGTGAAGAAGTTCAGTGATGTTCCACAGTGCAAGAATTTCTTCATGCAGGGAACAACTCCAAATCTCCCAGGTATTTTGTATGATGGGATATTCAAGAACCAGAACCGCTACAAGCCGATTTGCCAGAAGTACAACAACATCTACAGGTTTGCAACTCTCTACGACACGACCAACAGGATCCCTGTGTTCTCAGCCTACACCTTCACTGGTTATACAACGGGTCGACCAGATGATCCCTGGATGATAGAGCCCCAG CTCGACGGGAAGAAAAACATAAACCGCACTGAAATGCAGATACAAGAGGGAGGCAGATACGAACACCAGGCTGAGCAAAATGACAATAAAATCTCAGAATATAAAGTGAACAAAGGTCACCTTTTCCCAAGTTCACATGCTCATGACCTTGATACTCAGAAGTCCACCTTTACCCTGACCAACATCGTTCCCCAGGACATCACCTTCAACGATGGCAGCTGGAAAGAAATGGAGAGAAATGTCAGAGGAACTCTTGTGAAGAACTGTAAGGATGCTAACGACCAGATAAAAGCCTATGTGGTGACTGGAGCAgttcccaacaacaacaaaaccaaACTGAACAACCGAGTGAACATCCCGTATCTCATGTGGACAGCCTTCTGCTGTGAAAACAAGAagtacaagaagaacaagaattgGATGGCCGGAGCATACTGGGGGTTGAACAAGGAAGGGACGGGGGCATTGGATCAACAAACCTTGGGAGCACTCGAAGACTTGTTGAACAAATATCACAAAGGTAAAGATGGTCCTGTCAATGTGTTCCCAGAAGATTGTCCAAGAGGTCCTAAACCTACCACTTCCCCCTAA